In Brevibacillus brevis NBRC 100599, a single genomic region encodes these proteins:
- a CDS encoding response regulator transcription factor, whose translation MKVLLLEDEKSIRDFVRINLKREGYEVIEAGTGEEALDLADQQTDIVIAILDVMLPGIDGFEVCGQLRKKYPRLGIIMLTAKSQELDKVMGLEFGADDYVSKPFSPAELLARVKALHRRLTPIPEAEDKNEINIAPFRLLLDERKLIRTEQEIDLTPKEFAIIKLLAENANKAISRDEILTAVWGQFFVGDLKIVDVNIRRIRQKIEDDPAHPAFLETVWGYGYLWRKDVPDERH comes from the coding sequence ATGAAGGTTCTATTACTGGAAGACGAGAAATCCATCCGGGATTTTGTGCGCATCAATCTCAAACGCGAGGGCTATGAGGTGATCGAGGCTGGCACCGGAGAAGAAGCACTTGATCTCGCAGATCAACAAACGGACATCGTCATCGCAATTCTCGACGTCATGCTCCCCGGCATTGATGGCTTCGAAGTATGTGGGCAGCTACGAAAAAAATATCCGCGTCTCGGGATCATTATGTTGACGGCGAAAAGCCAGGAGCTGGACAAAGTCATGGGTCTCGAATTCGGGGCGGACGATTACGTCTCCAAGCCGTTTAGCCCTGCGGAACTGCTGGCCCGTGTCAAAGCGTTGCACCGCAGATTGACACCCATCCCTGAAGCCGAGGACAAAAATGAAATTAACATTGCCCCCTTCAGACTATTGCTCGATGAACGAAAGCTAATTCGGACGGAACAAGAAATTGACCTCACGCCAAAAGAATTTGCCATCATCAAATTACTCGCAGAAAATGCGAACAAAGCCATCAGTCGGGACGAGATTTTGACAGCAGTTTGGGGTCAATTTTTTGTCGGGGATTTAAAAATCGTTGATGTGAATATCCGCCGAATCCGGCAAAAAATCGAGGACGATCCGGCTCATCCAGCTTTCCTGGAGACAGTCTGGGGGTATGGCTACCTGTGGCGAAAGGACGTCCCAGATGAAAGGCATTAA